The Arachis ipaensis cultivar K30076 chromosome B07, Araip1.1, whole genome shotgun sequence genomic interval AGCTTAAGACAGGGTTTGCAGGTTTGGCAGAAAATATTGGAGGCTCTTCCAATCCAAGATGCTATTTAGTATTTACATGTTGCATGCCTGTGTCAATTGCTGTTTACTTTtgattaaaccggttgaactctGGTTGAACTCCGGTCAAACTACTAAATCATTAAACCAATGACTTCACCGGTTTATTGACCaatccggttctcgcaaccttgcttTTTGTTACTTAATGTGGTCCATCAGCGCTGAGAATGAATTGAAGAACGGGagaaagctttttttttttgtttaagacTTTAAGGTNNNNNNNNNNNNNNNNNNNNNNNNNNNNNNNNNNNNNNNNNNNNNNNNNNNNNNNNNNNNNNNNtttaaaataaattttaaaaatataatatcttATTCATAATAAATACATAccaatatttttttcttctatcATTTATCCGtagcatttttttttctattccatTCCAAACTAGTTTTTTTAGCAAATAATTTGTACcacattttctattttttcttaagATTATTCCACTTGTTTTTTAACTGATTCTTGTTATATTGCCTTTTAGTTGCTGCATTAAATTAGATAACAATAacttttcaactttttttttgaaatgatTTGTCCACTACGTTCACATTTGAAATTTTGAGCAGAGCAAACTTTGATAAAATGCCTAATAATTTTTATATCCATGCAGTCTTTTGCTTTTGAAATTCATCATtacttattattttaatttttttatgtaaattaaaaaaaattataatcataaaaaacataaaaaatctaaAATCATTAGTAAcacaattcaattttatttttttaattgtagCTTATTGAGTTCAtaccaataaaaaaattattcaaattggcagataataaaaaaattatagattgttgttgttgaatgaaTCAGTCTtataattttaaaaccaaattaaatcTTCTTTGTTTTTAAGAtttgaacaaaaactaactaaacaacaaTACATGAATAAGTTTAGTAaattcaaacaaaacaaaactaaatgaacctaaattaaactaagaaatgaatcaaaatttaactttttaaggaataaaaaatttggtcaatacttaacgGCAACATCAAATGAATATtagttaattcacaaatgaaccgaaattagttcatatttgaacaaaaactaactaaacaaccacATACAAACAAATTCAGCAAATTCAAGCGAGACGAAACCAAATGAagataaattaaactaagaaatgaaccgaaatttctTAAAGAATAATAAATTTGGTGAATACTTAACAACAACTTCAAGTAAATAtcagttaattcacaaatgaagcgaaattaattcaaatttaaacaaacaataaaaaaactcaatcatcaataaaacAATATCAAATTTATTTCTGGATccaaataaatctcaaataaactaaaaaatgaactgaaattatttaataatgGCACAAAAAAAATCAGAACCAATAAAAATGTTAACAAAATGTTAGTGTTGTTAGTGatgacaataataaaaaaagggttaagtactgaaatcgtccctaaggtctgagctgaaaatcaaaatcgtccccggccttttttcgttattaaaatcatcctcaacgttcaaaaacgctttaaaatcatcctttttaccaattttattttttttattcatttttcaaCTAACATCCATGAAGAAAACCCTAATGACAAAGTTGGACGGTAGTAGTAGCCGCACCACTTCCCTGTCCTTAATCTTCTTCCTTTTGGTTCTCATTTTTCCTCTTCTACGTATTACACTCCCTCAGCACACGTGACAGTGACGGCGGCGCTGTTTCCTTCCCCTCCATAGATAGATCGATAGAGAGATGGAGGTAGAGAATCAAGAACCGAAGCACTTGGAGGTTGACCTGGGCCATCTTATGGCCACGGACCTTCATCACGTGTTTCCTTCTGACCCTACTCCTTCAAGGGAAGACCTAATCAGCCAGTGTCTCCAGAAAGGCACTGAGTTGGTTCAAGCCATCGCCGATTCCCTCTTCACCTTGCCTTCCACCGAAGACGTCGACGGTCCCCTCGTCAAGTTGCCTCCCCCACTCACCAAATTGCCCAGACAGAAACCGGTATACTCCTCTTTACTTCTTCACTCTCTTTTCATTCTATTCTGttgattataattaattattggtATTATGTCTATTCATTTAACGGTTCTAGGGTTTAGAGATTAGTGATTAGGTTGATACTAGAAGTAGAAAATTGTTAAACTTTAACTTATTTTAATCGATTGGGAcccctaattttttaaattttcgacgGAAAAGTTTAGCACTCCTGATTTCTTAGCGTTTGCCTTTAAAGTACTTGTTATTAAAAccctaatttaattattaatcctTGAAGTTATTTATTTGCTCATGGAGTTTTGTAATACTGTGTTTTGCAGCTGCCTAAGCCCAAACCTCCTACCAAGTGGGAGCAATTTGCCAAAAAGAAAGGTTTGTGCTTTATGGCTCTTTTAATTAAGCTCATATTATGCTTAAAAATCAAGTTAGTGAGTTTGAAGTTTTATATTTCAAGTTTGTGTAAATTGGTGTTTAGGTGATTCGAGAGTTTGATTACATTGTGTGACCTTAATACTTATGTTTATGTAGTCCTGTTTGGGGTTTGGGTttgtctttaaattttttttactgaCTATGTTGTGTGCTATTCTCTCAGGAATACAGAAGCGAAAGAAAGACAAAATTGCATATGACGAACAAACTGGAACCTGGAAACGTACATATGGATACGATCGTGCGAATGATGAAGATGCTGTGCCTATTATTGAGGCAAAACCCAATGATGGTAAAATTATTGAGCCATCCTTTGCCCTTTGTCCCTTTGAAGGAATCTTTATTTAAATGAAATTTGCAGTtactgttttgattttttttttttttatctaagtgGCCAAGTCTAGTGGAGTGAATTTTGGATGCTTAcacaactgttacatcttttaaGTTTGAGATTAGGATAAATGTTTgaagaaactaaaagaaaagtctGATTTAGATCACGGTTGGTTCTTCTGAGGAAGGAAGATTTAAAACTGAAATGAACAATTTAAGTTACCTTAGACAGCTTTGATTATATAAGGCTGTGTTTGTTTGTTGAGAAATAGACACTAATTGTTAGACATGGTGGTACATGTTCATCGTTTGTTTGTTGAGACACAGATTTGGATAGACACGGTGGTACAAGATACACACAAAATACATGtatttagtgttcctccttgaagcTGAGATACGGAGACACAATGCATAGAATACAAAATTTGACCTTTTTATCtgtaattatttttgaaattatcaATGCATAAGACACAGAGGGGGGAAATTGACATTTGATTTATACATGTGTGTCTTGTACATTATTACCAAACATATTACAGAATTTGTGTATCTTTATGTCTATGTATCTTTGTGTATTTGTGTATGTGTCTATGTGTCTAAAAGACACTAACCAAACGCAGCCTAAGCTTTGCTTTTAGAGAAGAAGTTGTGAATTTATCTGATTTAGTATCCATCAGTTAGGCCTTTAAAATTTGAAAGATCTCATTGTCATACTTTGTGTTTTTGGCATGATTTCTGGTGTGAGATAATGTGGATCATGCTAGTTAGACATTGTGAAGTTTATATACATCAATGGTTCCAGTGATGTCATAATCTTCTTTGGATATTTTTTGTATTCTATCTTCTCATGTGTGCGCAAAGGGTGCATGAATCTAATTTTCGCTAGTTGGTGTATACAATTCTGTGCGTTAATAAAAGCtataatgataatgatgatgtaTATTAATTAATAAGGAAAATTTTGCAGATCCAGAAGAGGACCCTTTTGCCAAAAGAAaggaaaacaagaagaaaagagttGAAAAACAGGAGAATAACAGACTGCAGAACTTGAAACAAGCTGCCAAATTTGGTGCTCTGCCAaggtttttattttatctcttgcCTTTTCTCACCCtcttactactactactacagtactactactactactagttATTGTTGTTAGTTAGTTAGTAGTTAGGTACTTTGGTTTGAGGATTTATTTCATGTGTCATTTGGCTGCTTTGTCAAAAATACAATATTGATATTCATTGCTTGTCCTTTGCCTGTTGGCTCCCCTTCTGGACTTATAGTGGTTGTCACTTTCTGTTTTGCAGAGTAAAAGTTTTATTCTGCTTGAATTACAAAACCCAAATAAGTACAATTTCTTTGTTAATCCTTGTTCAACTAGTACTAATATACTTTGCTACTTGATCTAAAATAAATTTTGCTTGTTCATTGCACCGTATTGTTAACAGTTGGTCTAACTGCTGTAATTAATCATAACTAAATTTGATTGCATTGTCTCGGTCCTCTGTTGTGTGATGTATTTTTAACGGCACATTTTCTttactttcatatttttttttacttatttttatcTTACCGTTGTGCACAATTCCCCCAATGTTTTCTCTTGTTATGAGGACTGAATAAATTCCTATGCAGCCATGTTCAATTGGCTGCTACAGCTTTGCCTATAACAGGAACACAGGCAGCACCTAAGAAAGTAACTAAGGATGAATTAGGTAATATAGCTGGAACTGTAGCAACTTCAACAGCCAGTGGTGGCAAATTTGACAAGAAGTTGGCTGGTGAAAAGCCTGCTCAGCATAAAGGAAAATATCGAAAGGTTGCAAACCAATGCTATTTACAATATTGATCTGTTTCTTTTATTCATGTAATTTGGCTAATTGGCATTGCTTTCTTTTTTCTTAACTTAGTTCCTGCCAGTTGTGGAAGGAAAAGGGATAGGATCGCAGGAGAAGGAGCAAACtgaaaaaatattgaataaaattATGTCAAAGCATTCCCATGATATACTCAACGTTGACAAGGTACTTTCAACTTTCAAGTTATCTAGTGACCTCAATTTCAATATTGACCAAACTTTATGAACTGTTTCTTTCGTCCTCGATTTTACTTCCTCTGTATTCTAGGCGGTCTCGATGCACACggtgaaaaaagagaaaaaacg includes:
- the LOC107609429 gene encoding ribosome biogenesis regulatory protein homolog, with protein sequence MEVENQEPKHLEVDLGHLMATDLHHVFPSDPTPSREDLISQCLQKGTELVQAIADSLFTLPSTEDVDGPLVKLPPPLTKLPRQKPLPKPKPPTKWEQFAKKKGIQKRKKDKIAYDEQTGTWKRTYGYDRANDEDAVPIIEAKPNDDPEEDPFAKRKENKKKRVEKQENNRLQNLKQAAKFGALPSHVQLAATALPITGTQAAPKKVTKDELGNIAGTVATSTASGGKFDKKLAGEKPAQHKGKYRKFLPVVEGKGIGSQEKEQTEKILNKIMSKHSHDILNVDKAVSMHTVKKEKKRRFEKAKASATDSKLKTQKKSFKKGSSKKGKAKGK